The Peromyscus maniculatus bairdii isolate BWxNUB_F1_BW_parent chromosome 15, HU_Pman_BW_mat_3.1, whole genome shotgun sequence DNA segment AAACTGCAATAAATGCATCTACTTTGAAGCTAAAAAAAAGCAGGATCTCTATATGTGGTAAGAGAATGTAATAATGGAGTTGAGTTGTTCCTTGTACATCTTACATAACAGGATCATCCTCTTATGTAAAAGGGAGGAATAGAGTAGACTTATTTGATTGCAGAGTATTTGAAGCCCCTAAAGAACATTGAATATTAAAGACATGGGCTGTCTAACACTATAGACATGTGCATTTTATACTATAGATGTCCTATCTTATACTGTAGATGTGCTTTTTATAATCTGCCGGTAGTGGTGAACATTCACTGCATTGTACGTTCTAATCCTTTAAAAGCTTCCTTCATACATTTCAGGCTTTCAAATTCACCTCATGGGCCGTCTGCTAAATTCTTAGTTCAAAATAGTAAGTTtgacttaacatttttttaatgaaaattttagaaatgtttgGGGATAATCGTGTCAGAAGTCTTAACTTTGTTTTCATTACATACCCTGGCTGAACTTTAGTTCATACCCTGGCTGAGCTGAAGATGACTGGAAACTGCCTGAAAGGTTCTCGCCCCCTTTTGTCTTTTGACCCTGTAAGTTTCTCATTCAGTGCGTGGCATCTAATTTTCTTACTTCTAGTGGTTGATTTTCAGTAGATAGAGTTACATATAATTCTATTTAGTTAatataaaaaagattttaaagaagGTACTCTTGATTTCAAATAAtgtgttcatatttttatttctaggcTTTTGACGAATTGCCACATTATGCTTTGTTAAAAGAACTCTTAATTCAGGTAAATAGCTTTCCTACAAGTATTTTTAGGAATGTGTAATAGATGAATGCTTTCCTCTGAACTTGCTTGTTAACTTAGACATCCAGAGTATATACTGTGCCTTGGGATGAAAAACTAACAGACCTCTTTTCTACAAGATCTTTAGTACACCACGGTATCATCCCAAGAGTCAGCCATTTGTGGACCACGTGTTTACATTCACCATTCTGGATAACAGGATATGGTTTCGGAACTTCCAGGTTAGctttgttttacttattatttgtttAAATGTATTGGGATGTGTATAATTAATGACAATGCAAATGTATAGTCTTGCTTTAAATAGCTCCATTTCTCTTCAAATATTTGTGATGAATGATTGTCTGCTGCCACACACCTGAAATCATCTCTACCTACTTCTTGTTATGGTTGTTGGTTGATGTGATATATAACATTTGTAACAAACTACTATACtcatttaaaaagggaaaatagaTTGGAAATCTGTGGGCTGAGTGGCTTCAGCCTTTCCTGAATCCTGTAAGGACCGTTCATTGTTCCTCTTCTGAAGGGTTAGTTAGAATGCAGCAGGTAGAGGGGTAGGCTGTTGTTAAGACTTAGGAAAACACAACTGCTATAGTAACAACTTAGGTGAGTCATGGCATGACTCATGCAGGAGAAGTAGGGATGCTAGAAATCTCTAAGCAGGAATTTGACAATATAAATGTGCAGAAAAACGGAGAAGTGGAGAACAAGATTTCATGCAGCAATGATGGACATGGGGCTCCTGTCTGCATGTTTTATAGAAGAATCTTTACAATGTCAGTTAAATTTGACTTCGGAGAGTAGATCTATTAAGAATGTTAATGTCAGACAAATCCCTGTGACTTCCCCAACATGTTCAACATAGtgggtcccaggacagccaaggctatgtaaagagaccctgcctcagcagaTAAACAAAAAGAAGTTAATGTTTGTGAGGCTCAAGATATGAAACAAATTCAGGTGTCTCAATTTACAGAAACCCTGTGGGATAAAGTTCTGGGTGTGTGAGCATGAAGACATCATGTTTGTAATCCTATGTCTGGAGaagtagagacaggtagatccctagGGCTTGTTGGCTGGCCAGCCTGGTTTAATAGGTAAGTTCCAGGTACCAGGAGAGGCCATCTCAAAAagtgggctgctgagatggctcagctggttaagTGCTTGTCActcagcctggcagcctgagtttgtTTGGGGCacaggtggcaggagagaactgattgcTGTAAGCAGTGGTGTGATTTGCCACTTGCCAAGTTCTCAGATATCTTTTCAAGATTATCAGTTGTGGTCTTGGGcttcatttgtgtttgttttgagacggggtccctctagctctgactggcctggacgTCAGTATATAGACAGGCgtagatcacctgcctctgcctcagcccccagTGCTGAGGGTAAAGAGTGCCCTGCTTGGTTTGTCACTTCTTAGAGCATGTTGTGCTGGCGTTTTGGTTAGTTTATCTTGGGCAAGATTATACCCAAACCTGAaggaatctttcttttttatttgaagatTATAGAAGAAGACGCTGCTCTAGTGGAAATAGGACCTCGTTTTGTCTTAAATCTCATAAAGATTTTTCAGGGAAGCTTTGGAGGACCAACTTTATATGAAAATCCTCATTACCAGTCTCCAAACATGGTAAGCTGGGTATTTTGATTGTTTGGTGTGTggggtgggttttggggtttttttttgtaattagtgTTTTACCTTCTTTATGACTGAATTTGTTTTGCTACACATTTTGCTACGTGCAAATTACTACTGTAAAAAATGATTCTGGGTGTGGGGACATAAGTGAAGACGTGACTCAGAAGCATGTACTCTGTTGTGTCTAGCATCGGCGTATCGTAAGGTCCATCACAGCTGCAAAGTACAGAGAGAAACAGCAAGTCAAAGATGTTCAGAAACTGCGGAAGAAAGAACCAAAGACTATTCTTCCACATGACCCCACTGCAGATGTCTTTGATATACCAGCAGAGGACAAGCCAGTAGAAATACAGTGGGTGAAACCAGAGCCTAAAGTAGATCTGAcagcgagaaagagaaggattTACAAAAGGCATCGGAAACTGCAGCAGAAGATGAACAAGGGGAGTGCAAAGTGAAT contains these protein-coding regions:
- the Brix1 gene encoding ribosome biogenesis protein BRX1 homolog, which gives rise to MAATKRKRRGGLEVQAKKPKRSRKDAGQPAKPDAVAKEVEEEDRDRIPGPVCKGKWKNKERILIFSSRGINFRTRHLMQDLRMLMPHSKADTKMDRKDKLFVINEVCEMKNCNKCIYFEAKKKQDLYMWLSNSPHGPSAKFLVQNIHTLAELKMTGNCLKGSRPLLSFDPAFDELPHYALLKELLIQIFSTPRYHPKSQPFVDHVFTFTILDNRIWFRNFQIIEEDAALVEIGPRFVLNLIKIFQGSFGGPTLYENPHYQSPNMHRRIVRSITAAKYREKQQVKDVQKLRKKEPKTILPHDPTADVFDIPAEDKPVEIQWVKPEPKVDLTARKRRIYKRHRKLQQKMNKGSAK